ATCCGGGAGCAACAGTTTTGCCCATTCACCCACCGGCCTGGTGAGTGAGTCTATATGACGAGTAATCAATACATCATGCTCAACTGAGGGAAGATGTCCTCTGACATTACCTTTAGAACAAATTCCCAACGATATCAGGCAGATAGCTGCCGCTAATTTTCCAACTAACCTTTTCATATCTTATGGATTTGAGTGTCATTACCGAAATACAATTTTTAAGCCCTCATCAACAAAAATAGATTTATTTTATAAATAAAAATAAGATATTTATATTATGTTATTAATAATATAATCAAAACCCTTATCAGCAATACAAATCCAAACAACATTTTTGCATAAAAAAAGACAGCTAAAAAGCTGTCTTCATATTTTTTACCTCCAAAATACTATGGAAGAATATGGTTTTTGTAACGTTCTATTGAGAATCGTCCCGCCTTGATATTATTAAAGAGTGAGAAAACAACAAAGTTGAAGACGACAAGTGAAATGATAAACGCATAAATCATGTTCTTGGTTCTCGCAGAAACAACATACATGGCATTTGGAATAATAATATACGAGAACCCAATGAAAGCTCCTGCAAGTCTCGAGGAGAAAATAGGGTTATTTCTAAAGATAAAGTACAGGCAAATACCGATGACAGCATAGTTTCTATGGTATTCATAATAAGGATAAAGCTCTTTCATCTTAGTATCAAAAACAAAAAGAAAGAAGGTCAAAATCGCCATCATCACCTCCGGAATCCCGATACCACCATTCAATCGCTGTACCGTTTCATCCATATATCCGTTGAAACCTTCTACAAGCGTACTATTCGAGGCCATTCCATCCAGGAAGCCTCCAAAACTCCTGTATATTTCAAACGGAGAGAGAAAGACCGAGCCTATAATCATAATCAGCATTACCGTTTTGTTCAGGGGAACACGGGCCAGCCAGTACATTGGCAGGAATAAATAACAGACACTGTGTATACCTGATCCTATAAATATGAAAAATAAGTAATGCCAGAATTTCCGTTCTTTGATGTATCGTATTGCAAAGTAAACGATAAAGGTCCCGAGGTTTTGTCTGATCTGCCCACTTTCTCCGATAAAAAAGTTGGGAATAAACATAAAAAGAGTGAAGGTAAACGGATAAAATGTATTGTCTTCTGTATATTCTACTTTAAAGATCATCGCGAAAATAGCAATGACCAGCGTCAGCATATAAAAAGGGGCATTAAAAAAATTGAGAAGTATTTTATTAATCAATGTATACAGCCACTCTACATCCAGGTTTTCAGATCCTTCCATGTGGAGCATCTTCATAAAGATACTGTAATAGCTTTTGGTATCAGAATAAATATAAATTCCTTTGTAACTTCCGTAGTCAGGACCTACCTCATTTCTAAGCCCGGCAATAAGAATAAAATAAACAGCAAGAAACCAGAACCATTTTTTATCAACCTTTTTTCCATACACTTCCTGAATACTGAAGAACAGCATATAGACGATGGCAATAATATAATATGGATGTAGTAAACTCATGCTAAATCTCTGATGTTTTTTTAAACTGATGATATGCCGTAATAATTCCGGTCAGAATTAAGGGCAGAAAAAGTCTCACCTCCCAAAAAAGACCTACTAAT
This DNA window, taken from Chryseobacterium viscerum, encodes the following:
- a CDS encoding EpsG family protein — translated: MSLLHPYYIIAIVYMLFFSIQEVYGKKVDKKWFWFLAVYFILIAGLRNEVGPDYGSYKGIYIYSDTKSYYSIFMKMLHMEGSENLDVEWLYTLINKILLNFFNAPFYMLTLVIAIFAMIFKVEYTEDNTFYPFTFTLFMFIPNFFIGESGQIRQNLGTFIVYFAIRYIKERKFWHYLFFIFIGSGIHSVCYLFLPMYWLARVPLNKTVMLIMIIGSVFLSPFEIYRSFGGFLDGMASNSTLVEGFNGYMDETVQRLNGGIGIPEVMMAILTFFLFVFDTKMKELYPYYEYHRNYAVIGICLYFIFRNNPIFSSRLAGAFIGFSYIIIPNAMYVVSARTKNMIYAFIISLVVFNFVVFSLFNNIKAGRFSIERYKNHILP